The DNA segment GGTGCGGGAACTGCGGCCGGACGTCGTGCTGATGGACATCCGGATGCCGCTGCTCGACGGTCTCGCCGCCACCCGGAAGATCACCGCGGACCCGGAGCTCGACGGGGTCAGGGTGGTCATGCTCACCACCTTCGAGCTCGACGAGTACGTCTTCGAGGCGATCCGCTCCGGGGCCTCCGGCTTCCTGGTCAAGGACACCGAGCCGGACGAACTGCTGCGCGCGGTGCGGGCGGTGGTCGACGGTGACGCGCTGCTCTCGCCGGGGGTGACGCGCAGGCTCATCGCGGAGTTCGCCGCGCGTTCCAAGGAACCTGCCGCAGCCATCGGCCTCGGCGGGCTCACCGAACGCGAGCGGGAAGTGATGGCCCTGGTCGGCATCG comes from the Streptomyces sp. NBC_01471 genome and includes:
- a CDS encoding response regulator transcription factor; the encoded protein is MIRVLLADDQSLVRAGFRALLGAQPDIEVTGEAADGTEALALVRELRPDVVLMDIRMPLLDGLAATRKITADPELDGVRVVMLTTFELDEYVFEAIRSGASGFLVKDTEPDELLRAVRAVVDGDALLSPGVTRRLIAEFAARSKEPAAAIGLGGLTEREREVMALVGIGLTNDEIARRLVVSPLTAKTHVSRAMVKLGARDRAQLVVLAYESGLVRPGWLG